A single window of Methanothermobacter marburgensis str. Marburg DNA harbors:
- a CDS encoding LSM domain-containing protein, which produces MKGNNKEFRVNKQFLKFKNRNVLLTLKNNEEARGKLISIDNYLNTVLQTEDGIRFIKGTKIAFIAME; this is translated from the coding sequence ATGAAAGGCAATAATAAGGAGTTCAGGGTTAACAAGCAGTTCCTGAAGTTTAAAAACAGGAATGTTCTTCTAACACTTAAAAACAATGAAGAGGCAAGGGGAAAACTCATATCAATAGATAATTACCTCAACACAGTTCTTCAGACTGAGGATGGCATCAGGTTCATTAAGGGAACCAAGATAGCGTTCATTGCAATGGAATAA
- the ilvE gene encoding branched-chain-amino-acid transaminase, which yields MSCEASGKIWFNGEMVDWEDATIHVLSHVVHYGSSVFEGIRCYRNRKGSAIFRLREHVRRLFDSAKIYRMEIPYTEEQICDAITETVRENGLDECYIRPVVYRGYGEMGVNPVNCPVEVAIAAWEWGAYLGAEALEVGVDVGVSTWRRMAPNTMPNLAKAGGNYLNSQLAKMEAVRHGYDEAIMLDYHGYVSEGSGENIFIVTDGELQTPPVSSSLLKGITRDSVMKIARAEGVPVREEPITREMLYLADEIFFTGTAAEITPVRSVDGIEIGSGRRGPVTEMLQNEFFRIIRAESEDSFGWLTYL from the coding sequence ATGTCATGCGAAGCCAGTGGAAAGATATGGTTCAACGGTGAAATGGTTGATTGGGAAGACGCCACTATACATGTACTTTCACATGTCGTGCACTATGGATCCTCAGTATTTGAGGGAATAAGGTGTTACAGGAACAGGAAAGGATCCGCCATTTTCCGTTTGCGGGAGCATGTAAGGAGGCTCTTTGATTCTGCAAAGATATACAGGATGGAGATCCCCTACACAGAGGAGCAGATATGCGATGCAATAACTGAGACCGTCCGGGAGAACGGACTCGATGAGTGCTACATAAGGCCAGTTGTCTACAGAGGGTACGGAGAGATGGGCGTTAACCCGGTTAACTGCCCTGTTGAGGTTGCCATAGCTGCCTGGGAGTGGGGGGCCTACCTGGGGGCAGAGGCCCTTGAGGTGGGTGTTGATGTGGGTGTTTCAACCTGGCGGAGGATGGCCCCAAACACCATGCCAAACCTTGCAAAGGCCGGTGGAAACTATCTGAACTCCCAGCTGGCCAAGATGGAGGCTGTTAGACATGGCTATGACGAGGCAATAATGCTGGACTACCATGGCTATGTCAGTGAGGGCAGTGGCGAGAACATATTCATCGTAACTGACGGTGAACTTCAGACCCCACCTGTATCCTCATCCCTCCTTAAGGGGATAACAAGGGATTCTGTGATGAAGATAGCCAGGGCTGAGGGTGTCCCTGTCCGTGAAGAACCTATTACAAGGGAGATGCTTTACCTTGCAGATGAAATCTTCTTCACAGGTACAGCCGCAGAGATAACCCCTGTGAGGTCCGTTGATGGTATAGAGATAGGTTCAGGTCGACGGGGGCCTGTGACAGAGATGCTGCAGAATGAGTTCTTCAGGATAATCAGGGCCGAATCAGAGGACAGCTTCGGCTGGTTAACCTACCTCTAG
- a CDS encoding winged helix-turn-helix domain-containing protein → MKRLLWWLIAATRGGVNRARIIRMLHERPYNTNQLAEALELDYKTVQHHLSVLEKNKIIVSSGERYGKMYFLSDAMEENYDLFEDILDRMQGVDV, encoded by the coding sequence ATGAAGAGGCTCCTGTGGTGGCTTATTGCAGCGACACGTGGGGGGGTGAACCGTGCAAGGATAATCCGAATGCTGCATGAGAGGCCATACAACACCAACCAGCTGGCAGAGGCCCTTGAACTGGATTATAAGACTGTTCAGCATCACTTAAGTGTTCTTGAGAAGAATAAAATCATAGTATCGTCAGGTGAGAGGTACGGAAAGATGTACTTTCTTTCAGATGCAATGGAGGAGAATTACGACTTATTTGAGGATATACTGGATAGGATGCAGGGGGTTGATGTATGA
- the surE gene encoding 5'/3'-nucleotidase SurE, which yields MKILITNDDGVNSSGILAARKAVENLGETIIVAPATQQSGIGHALTLFEPIRVSEVTLRDGSEAYAVSGTPTDAVIIGIFELMDEKPDLVISGINMGENLGKSELTTSGTIGAAMEAAVHGVPSLAVSLQVRRGDIKFHDGHVDVDFSLASELTERVASRILRKGLPDGVDFLNLNIPSHPSGNDIRITRLGDRMYNVHIKKRLDPRGRPYYWIDGDPAGRDAPGTDVHTLKAENTATLTPVSLDCTAPLDSMREWLD from the coding sequence ATGAAGATTCTCATAACAAATGATGACGGAGTGAACTCATCCGGGATTCTGGCGGCCAGGAAGGCTGTTGAAAACCTTGGAGAGACCATTATAGTGGCTCCAGCCACCCAGCAGAGTGGCATAGGCCATGCCCTCACCCTCTTTGAACCCATAAGGGTTAGCGAGGTCACACTCAGGGACGGTTCAGAGGCCTACGCGGTTTCAGGGACACCAACAGACGCCGTGATAATAGGGATATTCGAACTGATGGATGAAAAACCTGACCTTGTAATATCCGGCATAAATATGGGGGAAAACCTCGGAAAATCTGAACTTACAACATCAGGGACAATAGGTGCCGCAATGGAGGCTGCGGTTCATGGTGTACCCTCCCTTGCAGTTTCACTCCAGGTGAGGAGGGGGGACATCAAGTTTCATGATGGCCATGTGGATGTGGACTTTTCACTGGCATCTGAGCTGACGGAAAGGGTTGCATCCAGGATACTCAGGAAGGGCTTACCTGATGGTGTTGATTTTCTCAATCTTAACATCCCATCACACCCCTCAGGAAATGATATACGTATCACAAGACTCGGGGACAGGATGTACAATGTCCACATCAAGAAGAGGCTGGATCCAAGGGGGAGGCCCTACTACTGGATTGATGGTGACCCTGCAGGGAGGGACGCCCCTGGAACAGATGTCCATACCCTGAAGGCTGAAAACACTGCAACCCTCACACCGGTATCCCTTGACTGCACCGCGCCCCTTGACTCAATGAGGGAATGGCTTGATTAG
- the uppP gene encoding undecaprenyl-diphosphatase UppP encodes MDVLQAIIIGIVQGLTEFLPISSSGHLVLVPEIMGVKSSLAFDTLLHVGTLVAVVTYFWSDIVHMIRSFISSLTDIPGGNFRNGIDEDPYKRLAWMVLIGTIPAGLAGVLFKDFFESLFSSITAVGFFLIVTGLLLWSSERISAKIREKLPVEKLGVRDSLIIGGAQALAIAPGISRSGATISAGLFLGFERELAARYSFLLSIPAILGAAIIQVKDISAGMDLLGASMIAGFVASAVSGYIAIKFLLKLIRERDLYVFAYYCFALGLLILGVSIL; translated from the coding sequence ATGGATGTTCTTCAGGCAATAATAATCGGAATTGTTCAGGGGCTCACAGAGTTCCTCCCAATAAGCAGCTCAGGTCACCTTGTGCTCGTACCTGAAATAATGGGTGTTAAATCCAGCCTTGCATTTGACACCCTGCTCCATGTGGGAACCCTGGTGGCTGTTGTCACCTACTTCTGGAGTGATATAGTCCACATGATAAGGTCATTCATCTCAAGTCTTACAGATATTCCCGGAGGCAATTTCAGGAATGGGATAGATGAGGATCCATATAAGAGGCTGGCCTGGATGGTCCTCATAGGTACCATCCCCGCCGGGCTTGCCGGTGTGCTATTCAAGGACTTCTTCGAATCCCTGTTCAGCAGCATAACAGCCGTTGGATTTTTCCTTATAGTAACGGGTCTTCTCCTGTGGAGTTCAGAGAGGATCAGTGCAAAGATAAGGGAAAAACTTCCTGTTGAAAAACTGGGTGTCAGGGATTCCCTCATAATAGGGGGTGCACAGGCACTGGCAATAGCCCCGGGCATATCCCGTTCCGGTGCAACCATATCTGCAGGTCTCTTCCTTGGATTTGAAAGGGAGCTTGCAGCAAGGTACAGCTTCCTTCTATCAATACCCGCCATACTGGGGGCTGCAATCATCCAGGTGAAGGATATCAGCGCAGGTATGGACCTACTGGGTGCCAGTATGATTGCAGGTTTCGTGGCATCCGCTGTATCGGGTTACATTGCAATAAAGTTCCTGTTGAAGCTCATAAGGGAAAGGGATCTCTATGTTTTCGCCTACTACTGCTTCGCATTGGGTCTCCTGATCCTCGGGGTGTCAATTCTCTGA
- a CDS encoding 30S ribosomal protein S15 yields MALKPEWVEYSNEEIEDLIVKLYREGNSTSRIGIILRDQHGIPSVKAVTGLKITQILEKHGMNPEYPEDLMNLIRKAVNIRDHLKEHPKDLHTRRGLQIVESKIRRLVKYYVREGVLPEGWRYDPQKAALLVK; encoded by the coding sequence ATGGCTCTAAAACCTGAATGGGTTGAATACTCAAACGAGGAAATCGAGGATCTCATAGTAAAGTTATACAGGGAGGGTAACTCCACAAGCAGGATAGGAATCATACTTAGGGACCAGCACGGCATACCAAGCGTTAAGGCCGTCACCGGACTCAAAATAACCCAGATACTGGAAAAACATGGTATGAATCCTGAATACCCTGAGGATCTCATGAACCTCATAAGAAAGGCTGTCAACATAAGGGACCACCTCAAGGAGCACCCCAAGGACCTCCACACAAGGAGGGGTCTGCAGATTGTTGAATCAAAGATAAGGCGCCTTGTGAAGTACTATGTGAGAGAAGGTGTCCTGCCTGAAGGATGGAGATATGACCCACAGAAAGCAGCCCTACTCGTTAAGTAA
- a CDS encoding XTP/dITP diphosphatase → MKVTFITGNKHKLSEAEKIFHDTGIELEHADLGYPELQGTLEEVARYGAEHAARIMDGPVIVEDAGLFIRALKWFPGPYSAYVQDTIGNRGILKLMENVEDRYAEFRSAVGFCAPKSEPEVFLGVVKGRIGTEERGTRGFAFDPLFYPEGMDRSFGELSTIEKNRFSHRSRALKKFAQWYTENYEVI, encoded by the coding sequence TTGAAGGTAACATTTATAACAGGCAATAAACACAAATTATCTGAGGCAGAAAAGATCTTCCATGATACTGGAATAGAACTTGAGCATGCTGATCTGGGCTACCCTGAACTTCAGGGAACCCTTGAAGAGGTGGCCCGGTACGGTGCAGAGCATGCAGCCAGGATCATGGACGGTCCTGTTATTGTAGAGGATGCAGGACTATTTATAAGGGCCCTTAAATGGTTTCCAGGACCCTATTCTGCCTATGTACAGGATACCATTGGAAACAGAGGTATCTTAAAGCTCATGGAAAATGTTGAAGACCGCTACGCTGAGTTCAGGTCGGCTGTTGGGTTCTGCGCCCCCAAATCCGAACCCGAGGTTTTTCTAGGCGTAGTGAAAGGACGTATAGGTACTGAGGAACGTGGAACCAGGGGATTCGCATTTGACCCCCTGTTTTATCCTGAAGGTATGGATAGGAGCTTTGGAGAACTCAGTACCATCGAAAAGAACAGGTTTTCACACAGGAGCAGGGCCCTTAAGAAATTTGCACAGTGGTATACTGAAAATTATGAGGTGATTTAA
- a CDS encoding methanogenesis marker 12 protein, whose protein sequence is MVFVGMDHGTTGVSFTILGDGAEHFKIGREELSAGRVSALEELEGRVSIEDIELMAITYAMGDGINRIKPIDRVKNRGIISIGGAGKVTGGGTAVYSEIESSGIPTVLIPGLHRNTPCLDKRFRAAYSHHASPEKVSICYNAYLETGWENMIVSDISSNTVTMLIQDGKIRGAMDACIGAMGVIHGPLDLEMLRKIDDGEKTANECFSHAGAVKIAGIETRVSRARDELLDMYLEGRKEAALALETMIMTIAMEIWGLAGISERVDGIVLTGSMGAMREPYDFHGKLAAMVNELAPVKRLDATSGSMGSAQIARDIHGGKRDILGIEVDI, encoded by the coding sequence TTGGTATTTGTGGGTATGGACCATGGGACAACAGGAGTGTCCTTCACAATCCTTGGGGATGGGGCCGAGCACTTCAAAATAGGGAGGGAGGAACTTTCCGCTGGAAGGGTTTCCGCCCTTGAGGAGCTTGAAGGAAGGGTGTCCATTGAAGATATAGAACTTATGGCAATAACCTATGCAATGGGTGATGGTATAAACAGGATAAAGCCCATTGATCGTGTGAAGAACAGGGGTATCATCTCCATTGGAGGGGCCGGTAAGGTCACAGGTGGTGGGACAGCCGTTTACAGTGAAATAGAGTCCTCTGGAATACCCACTGTACTGATACCTGGCCTTCACCGCAACACCCCCTGCCTTGATAAGAGGTTCCGGGCAGCCTACTCCCACCACGCAAGTCCCGAGAAGGTGAGCATATGCTACAACGCATACCTGGAGACCGGGTGGGAGAACATGATAGTTTCCGATATAAGTTCCAATACGGTAACCATGCTCATACAGGACGGGAAGATAAGAGGTGCTATGGATGCCTGTATAGGTGCCATGGGGGTTATACATGGACCTCTTGACCTTGAAATGCTCAGGAAAATAGATGACGGTGAAAAAACAGCCAACGAGTGTTTTTCACATGCCGGGGCTGTTAAGATAGCCGGTATAGAGACAAGGGTGTCCCGTGCAAGGGATGAACTCCTTGATATGTACCTTGAGGGGAGGAAGGAAGCTGCTCTTGCACTTGAGACCATGATAATGACTATAGCCATGGAGATATGGGGGCTTGCAGGCATCTCAGAGCGTGTTGATGGAATTGTTCTCACGGGATCGATGGGTGCCATGAGGGAACCCTACGATTTCCACGGAAAACTTGCAGCTATGGTGAATGAACTGGCCCCTGTGAAGAGGCTGGATGCAACCTCCGGTTCCATGGGAAGTGCCCAGATAGCGCGTGATATACACGGGGGTAAAAGAGATATTCTTGGGATAGAGGTTGATATTTAA
- a CDS encoding DUF11 domain-containing protein gives MHRFFVLALLFMALGTVSAQETEDNVQIASDLAVDAEYLDLDENIINSASVGDEVFEGVAVTNNLPSTATGVKVTITRSSNYPFEYLEHEVSWDNGGTWIYNDPSYNPSTSEWTIGNLPAGAVYKLVVHQRAVATGTAQFTATISGNLPDINVSNNQDTATIDVTESSERPEQVTGAKMVPMQETGASAGLLVAGIFILGAGLVISRR, from the coding sequence ATGCACAGATTTTTTGTCCTTGCTCTGCTATTCATGGCACTGGGGACTGTGAGTGCCCAGGAAACAGAGGACAATGTACAGATCGCATCGGATCTTGCAGTGGATGCAGAATACCTTGATCTTGATGAAAATATTATAAACAGCGCCTCTGTTGGAGATGAGGTCTTTGAGGGAGTGGCAGTCACAAACAATTTACCATCAACTGCAACCGGAGTGAAGGTCACCATCACAAGGAGCAGCAATTATCCCTTTGAATACCTTGAACATGAGGTATCCTGGGACAATGGGGGCACATGGATCTACAATGATCCATCATACAATCCTTCAACCAGTGAGTGGACTATAGGGAACCTGCCAGCTGGCGCAGTCTATAAACTCGTTGTACACCAGAGGGCCGTGGCAACTGGAACAGCGCAGTTCACTGCAACCATATCGGGTAATCTACCTGATATAAATGTCAGCAATAACCAGGATACGGCAACCATCGACGTTACGGAATCATCTGAAAGGCCTGAACAGGTAACAGGAGCAAAAATGGTTCCCATGCAGGAGACAGGTGCATCCGCAGGATTACTCGTGGCAGGGATATTCATCCTTGGCGCGGGGCTGGTTATCTCAAGAAGATAA
- a CDS encoding single-stranded-DNA-specific exonuclease RecJ, with protein MTHRKQPYSLSKLPDSILKRGSEASKLLEEHLEKGSIIRVISHNDADGLSAAGVVARAISSRNGQFHISILSRLRKEFIKKLGREKYSLFFFCDMGSAYLEEISRLKADIIVADHHQPSEFEADSNVVHVNPHLHGLDGSRDLSASGAAYLATRNISRNTGQLALVGALGDMQYSDGFTGANRFIMDEAIEAGVLQVHSDLKLASRYTEPLYRSIAYTFNPPLPGLTGDIEASKGFLERIGVSYGIKYADISPEEKDILRDELSRINPDIFGEVFTSREFQPAVGDLSDFAGILDACGKNRKYGIGIGLCLGEGEGALEVGLELQKNYREELIRGLAWIRREGSTVMENIQYIYSEDRVFKGIMGTIASISLSLKLLNPDIPLLGLSRMDQHVKVSARTTRPAVERGVNLGAALRDAASSFGGTGGGHDIAAGAMVPYRDMESFLQLVDEITGAQIKS; from the coding sequence ATGACCCACAGAAAGCAGCCCTACTCGTTAAGTAAACTCCCCGACTCAATTTTAAAGAGGGGGTCAGAGGCCTCAAAACTCCTTGAGGAGCACCTGGAGAAGGGGAGCATAATACGGGTCATATCCCACAACGATGCCGACGGCCTGTCGGCCGCAGGAGTTGTTGCACGGGCCATTTCATCAAGAAACGGCCAGTTCCACATCTCCATCCTTTCAAGACTCAGGAAGGAGTTCATAAAAAAGCTTGGAAGGGAGAAGTACTCCCTCTTCTTTTTCTGTGACATGGGAAGCGCCTACCTTGAGGAGATATCAAGGCTCAAGGCCGATATCATAGTTGCCGACCATCACCAGCCCTCTGAATTTGAGGCCGATTCCAACGTTGTACACGTGAACCCCCACCTTCATGGCCTTGATGGGAGCAGGGACCTCAGCGCCTCGGGTGCAGCCTACCTGGCAACCAGGAACATCAGCAGAAATACGGGGCAGCTGGCCCTGGTTGGAGCCCTGGGCGATATGCAGTACAGTGATGGTTTCACAGGTGCAAACCGTTTCATAATGGATGAGGCGATTGAAGCAGGGGTCCTGCAGGTTCACAGCGACCTCAAACTGGCATCAAGATACACCGAGCCCCTTTACCGTTCCATTGCATACACATTCAATCCCCCTCTCCCCGGATTAACAGGGGACATTGAGGCTTCAAAAGGTTTTCTTGAGCGTATAGGAGTCTCCTATGGGATAAAATACGCTGACATCTCACCAGAGGAGAAGGACATCCTCAGGGATGAGCTATCAAGGATAAACCCCGATATATTCGGTGAGGTTTTCACTTCAAGGGAGTTTCAGCCAGCCGTTGGTGACCTGTCTGATTTTGCAGGGATTCTTGATGCCTGTGGAAAGAACCGTAAATACGGCATTGGAATAGGTCTATGCCTTGGTGAGGGTGAAGGTGCCCTTGAAGTGGGCCTTGAACTCCAGAAAAACTACCGTGAAGAGCTCATAAGGGGCCTTGCATGGATCAGGAGAGAGGGCTCCACTGTAATGGAGAATATACAGTACATTTACAGTGAGGACAGGGTCTTTAAGGGGATAATGGGGACCATAGCAAGCATATCACTCTCCCTGAAACTGCTGAACCCTGATATTCCACTCCTTGGTCTTTCAAGGATGGACCAGCATGTGAAGGTATCTGCAAGGACCACGAGACCGGCTGTTGAGAGGGGTGTTAATCTCGGGGCCGCCCTCAGGGATGCAGCATCCAGTTTTGGTGGTACAGGTGGCGGGCATGATATAGCGGCCGGTGCCATGGTACCCTACAGGGATATGGAGAGTTTCCTCCAGCTGGTGGATGAAATAACAGGTGCACAGATTAAATCGTGA
- a CDS encoding bifunctional N(6)-L-threonylcarbamoyladenine synthase/serine/threonine protein kinase: MLCLGIEGTAEKTGVGIVDDSGRVLSLRGRPLIPERGGIHPREAAEHHARWIPVLVEEALEDAGVDMDEIGLISFSRGPGLGPALRTVATAARTLAISLKIPIVGVNHCIGHIEIGRLTTGASDPLSLYVSGGNTQVIAFNQGRYRVFGETLDIAVGNMLDQFAREAGLGHPGGPVIEGLAAKASDYVELPYSVKGMDISFSGLLTAAIRKLEAGEKLENLAYSLQETAFSMLVEVSERALAYTEKGEVLLCGGVAVNRRLREMMETMCREHGVDFHMPPPEYCGDNGAMIAWLGHLVHKHQGPQRIEETSVVQRYRTDEVDVPWMRESEHVVRLQGNLRARGAEANIYSGEWMGRPCIVKERISKGYRIPEIDHKLRSSRTRREARLINQAKSAGVRTPILFDVDTEKGTIIMEEIEGTRFRDAVENKEICSRIGEATGKLHRAGIIHGDLTGSNIILRGDEVVLIDFGLGMFSDEIEDMGVDLLVLKKSLESTHYQLASDCFRSVLDGYRKFTDADISSKIGEIEARGRYTTRDRDG; encoded by the coding sequence ATGTTGTGTCTAGGTATAGAGGGAACCGCAGAGAAGACAGGTGTTGGTATCGTTGACGACAGTGGAAGGGTGCTCTCGCTCAGGGGCAGGCCACTCATACCTGAAAGGGGAGGCATACATCCCAGGGAGGCCGCTGAACACCACGCCCGGTGGATACCGGTGCTTGTGGAGGAAGCGCTGGAGGATGCCGGGGTGGATATGGATGAAATAGGACTCATATCATTCTCCAGAGGCCCTGGTCTGGGGCCAGCCCTCAGAACAGTTGCAACAGCCGCAAGAACCCTGGCAATTTCACTTAAAATACCAATAGTGGGTGTGAATCACTGTATAGGCCATATAGAGATAGGTAGGCTAACAACAGGTGCATCAGACCCTCTTTCACTCTATGTGAGTGGTGGGAATACCCAGGTCATCGCCTTCAACCAGGGCAGGTACAGGGTGTTCGGTGAAACCCTTGATATCGCGGTGGGAAACATGCTGGACCAGTTCGCAAGGGAGGCCGGCCTTGGTCACCCCGGGGGTCCCGTCATTGAGGGACTTGCAGCCAAGGCATCAGATTACGTGGAGCTTCCCTACAGTGTCAAGGGGATGGACATCTCATTCTCAGGGCTTTTAACGGCGGCCATAAGGAAACTGGAGGCCGGTGAAAAACTTGAGAACCTGGCGTACAGTCTGCAGGAGACAGCCTTCTCCATGCTCGTTGAGGTCAGTGAGCGTGCTCTTGCCTACACAGAAAAGGGCGAGGTCCTTCTCTGTGGGGGTGTTGCCGTTAACAGAAGGCTCCGTGAAATGATGGAGACCATGTGCAGGGAGCACGGTGTGGACTTCCATATGCCACCCCCTGAATACTGTGGTGACAACGGGGCCATGATAGCCTGGCTGGGACATCTTGTCCACAAACATCAGGGCCCCCAGAGGATAGAGGAAACATCTGTTGTGCAGCGCTACAGGACAGATGAGGTGGATGTCCCCTGGATGCGGGAGTCAGAACATGTGGTCAGACTTCAGGGAAACCTCAGGGCCAGGGGTGCCGAAGCCAATATTTACAGCGGTGAATGGATGGGAAGGCCGTGTATTGTTAAGGAAAGAATATCAAAGGGTTACAGGATCCCTGAAATCGACCATAAACTCAGATCATCCAGGACAAGGAGGGAGGCCCGCCTCATCAACCAGGCAAAGAGCGCAGGTGTACGCACACCCATACTCTTTGACGTGGATACAGAAAAGGGAACCATCATCATGGAGGAGATTGAGGGTACAAGGTTCAGGGACGCTGTTGAAAATAAGGAAATCTGTTCAAGAATCGGTGAGGCTACTGGAAAACTGCACCGTGCAGGTATAATACATGGAGACCTCACAGGGTCCAACATAATCCTCAGGGGGGATGAGGTGGTCCTCATAGACTTTGGCCTGGGCATGTTCTCGGATGAAATTGAGGACATGGGGGTGGATCTCCTTGTACTGAAAAAATCCCTGGAGAGCACACACTACCAGCTTGCATCAGACTGTTTCAGGAGCGTGCTTGATGGCTACAGGAAGTTCACAGACGCTGATATCTCATCAAAGATAGGCGAAATAGAGGCAAGGGGTAGATACACAACCAGGGACAGGGATGGGTGA
- a CDS encoding restriction endonuclease, which produces MEELKKQKLVDFIAKVMEDSGFKVYKDFRTSQHIVDIYGILPTTLGDIGVVVACKNYDENWKVGMDVLKEMEMAAKTLKASKVVIVTTSDFSSQARNYAIKRNMKLIDRNGLIKIAEEFSKKIQVPEEEEEEDEYYEEEVEVYGPPSTIFHTGHTGSQRGLLSRRERRQPITPIIRGLLQNTIILIITVVAVSFLIATILQIAAGLGTSITGIVKIMIAAALSYGIPYLVEDDGAVIMIKGTIVFFSSLLLLVILILI; this is translated from the coding sequence GTGGAGGAATTGAAGAAGCAGAAACTCGTGGATTTCATCGCCAAAGTCATGGAGGATTCTGGTTTCAAGGTTTACAAGGATTTCAGAACCTCCCAGCACATAGTGGACATATATGGTATTCTCCCCACCACCCTCGGGGATATAGGGGTTGTGGTGGCCTGTAAGAACTATGATGAAAACTGGAAGGTTGGTATGGACGTTTTAAAGGAAATGGAAATGGCTGCAAAGACCCTGAAGGCCTCCAAAGTCGTGATTGTTACAACATCTGATTTCTCATCCCAGGCCAGAAACTATGCCATCAAGAGAAACATGAAGTTGATAGACAGAAATGGCCTCATAAAAATTGCTGAGGAGTTTTCAAAGAAAATTCAGGTCCCTGAAGAAGAAGAGGAAGAGGATGAATACTACGAGGAGGAGGTTGAGGTATACGGTCCCCCCTCAACCATATTTCACACAGGGCACACAGGGTCCCAGCGGGGACTTCTATCAAGGAGGGAAAGACGCCAGCCCATTACCCCCATCATAAGGGGTCTTCTGCAGAACACCATCATACTCATAATAACCGTTGTGGCGGTTTCCTTCCTGATTGCAACCATACTGCAGATTGCCGCGGGCCTGGGGACAAGCATCACGGGTATCGTGAAGATAATGATTGCCGCCGCCCTCTCCTATGGTATACCCTACCTTGTTGAGGATGATGGCGCTGTTATAATGATAAAGGGGACAATAGTGTTCTTCAGTTCTCTCCTCCTCCTTGTCATACTGATACTGATCTAG
- the cobT gene encoding nicotinate mononucleotide-dependent phosphoribosyltransferase CobT, producing the protein MFDGLRIYGSGDYLEGVLDRESLFICAVATTETSRIPGITGAGAGPDLTEYTPAADVELIVHDAPRCLPEIPQTIVEGESAPTPAVITKASLELAEVPFMVADAGASVKPDVPYININSGHGGDIRTGRAVDNPERIYERGFMVGSTLSKLTEHLVVGESTPAGTTTALGVLTALGYDADFRVSASLPENPHNLKRDVVMEGLRNAGLKKGDCREDPFRAVAAVGDPMIPAVAGMCMGSSVPVTLAGGTQMTAACALMKAIDPEFDFSDTAIATTIFVAEDETSDINRIAEQIGEIDIYAVDPGFERASHRGLHEYLNGSVKEGVGAGGAMLLALLHGISVESIRNRVEKLCNTIL; encoded by the coding sequence ATGTTTGATGGACTTAGGATTTATGGATCAGGTGATTACCTGGAGGGGGTTCTTGACAGGGAATCTCTCTTCATATGTGCAGTTGCAACAACCGAGACATCAAGGATTCCGGGGATAACAGGGGCCGGGGCCGGACCAGACCTGACTGAGTACACCCCTGCGGCTGATGTTGAACTAATAGTACATGACGCCCCAAGGTGTCTTCCTGAGATACCCCAGACAATTGTGGAGGGTGAATCTGCACCCACACCTGCGGTTATAACAAAGGCCTCCCTTGAACTGGCTGAGGTACCCTTCATGGTTGCGGATGCAGGGGCATCGGTGAAACCCGACGTGCCCTATATAAACATCAACTCAGGGCATGGGGGGGATATAAGAACAGGAAGAGCCGTGGATAATCCTGAGAGAATATATGAGAGGGGGTTCATGGTTGGCAGTACGCTCTCGAAACTTACAGAACACCTTGTGGTTGGCGAAAGCACACCGGCCGGTACAACAACCGCCCTGGGGGTCCTGACGGCCCTTGGGTATGATGCTGATTTCAGGGTCAGCGCAAGTCTCCCTGAAAATCCCCATAATCTCAAGAGGGATGTTGTAATGGAGGGCCTAAGGAACGCAGGCCTTAAAAAGGGTGATTGCCGTGAAGATCCATTCAGGGCTGTTGCTGCAGTCGGTGACCCCATGATACCCGCCGTTGCAGGTATGTGCATGGGAAGCAGTGTCCCTGTAACACTGGCAGGGGGGACCCAGATGACCGCGGCATGCGCCCTCATGAAGGCAATTGATCCTGAATTCGACTTTTCAGACACAGCAATTGCAACAACCATATTCGTTGCAGAGGATGAAACCTCAGATATAAACAGGATCGCTGAACAGATAGGTGAAATCGATATCTACGCAGTTGACCCCGGCTTTGAGAGGGCATCCCACAGAGGTCTTCACGAGTACCTCAATGGTTCGGTCAAGGAGGGCGTGGGTGCTGGGGGTGCAATGCTCCTGGCACTTCTTCATGGAATATCTGTTGAGAGCATAAGGAACAGGGTTGAGAAGCTCTGCAACACAATACTCTGA